The stretch of DNA ttgctcccagtttgttcccagtttgctcccagtttgttcccagtttgctcccaaTTTGCTCCCACTTTGTTCCCTGTTTGCTCCCAGTTTGTTCCCAGGTTTTTCCAAGTTTGCTCCCAGTTTGTTCCCAGTTTGGTCCCAGTTTGTTTGCACTTTgttcccagtttgctcccagtttTCTCCCAGCTTGCTCCCAGTTTgttcccagtttgctcccagtttgctcccatCCCCACTCCGGTTGCGTGCCTGCATGTGGCAGATCCCAGCTCTTTTTTCACAGCTGCCTGGGATGATCCATCCAAGCCTTCCCCAGTGGCTGCTTTGTTAACTGAGCTAAGAGCATCTGGCTCTGCTAACTCAAACAGACATTCCCCCCTTCCCGAGGCTGCAGCTCTTCCGCTCCTTCCTCTCCCGAAAATGTCTCGCAGATGGAGCTCAGCTGGAATTATTTATGGGACCTGTTACTTCCAATTTGTTTCCAGTCCTTGCTGTCAAACATTTGTTGGCTTGGCTGGAAAATCAGTTCTGTGTCTTGTGCTACCTGAGCTCTGCTATGGCTTCAAATCCTCccttttccaagggaaaagaTAATTTCATTGCTCACAACAAAGGGGTATGACAGCACTTGAAAATCCTGGCATggccttctccagctctcccagtttCTCTTCAGCAAGAGGAGGTGCAAAGAGGTGTaagtgtgaccgtgttcacaggggtctgaggatgagggaagagatgaggatctgacaccatgtttcagaaggctgatttattattttatgatatatattatattaaaactatactgaaagaatagaagaaaggatttcatcacaaGGCTAGctgagaatagaaaaagaatgaaattataacaaaagcttgtggctgggacagagtccgagccagctgactgtgattaattagaaacaaccacacgagaccaatcccagatgcacctgttgcattccacagcagcagataaccattgtttgcattttgtccctgaggcctctcagctactcaggaggaaaaatcctaaggaaaggatttttcataaaagatgtctgtgacaatgtAAGTAATATAGAGGCAAATTCCTGGTTCTTGGAAACAATTCCTACATTTGGGAACTCAAAGTCCTTGGGATTTAGGGTATTTCTTCACAGCCAAATTGCAGCAGGAATAGCCAAACAGATTCTTTGGGTGTATGAAGAGGCAGGAGGATGAAGGAAGGGATTATTCCCTTGTTTCACAGCAGATGTGGAGTTTCCTGTCCAGCTCTGGCAGAGATGTCAGGAGAACTGAGAAAATTCAGGTTTTGCTTTACACCTCTGCAGGTTCTGGGATCCCCTTTCCCCACCTCTGGCTCCAGACCCTCTGTGGGGAGAAAACTGGGGAGAGAACCAAGGAACCGGAGGGATTTTCCAGCAGTCTCATTGCTCCATGGGCCTGCAACCCTTgttgagcagggagaggagagaacCGTGAAATTCCCAATGTTCTGCTTTCCTGGAGGATAAAAATCTCCAGCACTCCATTAAACATCCTTAAATTCTTCATTTCAACTGAATTAGACATGGGAACTGAGGGCAGCGCTCAGGTGTCAGCCCTGGTGCAGGAATCCACCTCGGGATGGCTCCTCATGGGATGTCCAtgttcccttccccttccccttcccaaaccttcccttcccaaaccttcctttcccttcccagcatTTCTTCGAGGGTGTCAAGGCCCGCCTGGCTCAGGGGGTGAAGGAAGAGGAGCTCAGTTTCCAGCTGGCCTACAGCAAGCAGGAACTGCGGAAAGTCATCGAAAAATATCCTGGCAAGGAAGTCAAAAGGGCCCTGGAGAGCCTCTACAGGACAATGCACAAACATCTGTCCCCTGAGGGAAATCTGCTGCCGGTAACTGGAGTGGGATGGGTGTGACACTGGGATGGTTGGGATTCAGGTTgggtggctgcaggggcaggggaaggagctgaggttTGCTTTTCCAGGTGGTATGGCAGGCCAAGGAGCAGGGGTTTTGCTTTTCCAGGTGATGTGGCAGGCCATGGAGCAGGtttttgcttttccaggtgGTGTGGCAGGCCATGGAGCAGGGATTCATCCGGCAGTACCAAGAGTTTGAGGAGCTCATCCAACAATGCTatgcaggagcaggaattgcCCTGGATTTCACCATGGAGGACTTGCTGAGCTACTTCAACTCCATCACCATGGCCAACATGTAGAGAAATCCCTCTCTGGATGTCGGGAGCAGCTCAGGAACCCTTGTCTGCAGCCACAACTGCGAGGAGATGAACACAAAACCATTCCCAAGTTGGATATTTGGGTTTCTACTCAGAACTTAATCCCAATTTCCAACCTGTTGGTCCTAGACTAAATCTCTCATGGGGAAGTGGAGGTGTCAGACCCAAACTACaacttccctgctccaggaaacCATTTTGCCACCAGAAAATGACACTCCAAGCCTCAGATTTCCCCCTAAGTGAGCACTAGTGCCACAAATCCTCAGCAAAATGTTCACAATGGAAAAGTGTCTTCTCTCCAgggactttctccttttctgtgctCGAATTTCAGTGAGCCTGAGCTAAACCAGAGGTCAAACCACATGGAAACACTGTGAGTGAGAGGTGTTCCCACATCCAGGTATCCCAACAGGCAGCGCTGCTCCTCGGCTCTGCACTGAAAGTCATCCAGCAGATGAAAGTCCAGAGCTGTAAATATTAATGGATTTATTGCTTTTAGCTCAGATTTACTCACATCTTAAGTGGAGTGGAGAAATGTGCAGTTCTAGAGATCCAAACTGATCCTGCAGGGAATTGCCTGCTTTTAACCCGTTTTTGTAGGAATTTTCCTACAGCAACTCACCAATATATTGTCATTCTGTAAATGTTGTCTCTGTTTCGTGGGGTGATCATGGGACTCACATGTTGTGTGTCACAACCTTCTTCCTAAACAACTGAAGAGTTTGAACTCCTTGATATTTGCCCCACAGGgcaaagattattttatttattttgcatgttAGAAAATTATCTTGGAGGCAAGATTCCCTGTGCATTGCCAGAGAGGTGggaggctgctgtggctgcttgGACAGCCCCTCTTCTCCAGGGATATCCTGGACTCTTCAGTGGGAGCTTTAAGCCAGCACATAAACCCAACTTTCACTTGTAAAGGGAAAAATCTAGATaatttttctggggtttttcaaGCAGTTGGCCTTTGGGTGAAGGTCCACCTCTGCAGGGAACAATGTTTAGAGCTCCTGTTTCCAACCtcatccttccctccctttgTCCCGTGatgtggctgctcccagcaggaagaGGACGGTCACAGGAAACCATTCAGCGctgccttcccagctcctcGTCCCTCTGCAGGTAACAGGAATTTTGCAGCCCCGTTTCCTTCCAGGTTCTGCCTCAGGGGGCTCCcctgggaggggagggcaggagtGGGGGCTGTAGGCTGGGAGATGGAGGTGCTGCAATTTGGGAGCACCTGAGAGGACACCCGGGGTGAAGGGATTCACAGAGGGGTTGAGCCAGATGGCTCCGAGGTTGCTGAGCCCCAAACACagccaggaggggcagggatccctctggctctggtggTGGCTCCCCCATAACCAGTGCAGTCACTGGGCACAGCCATGGAAGGGGATAATGGGATCTTGCTCCAAACAGGGTCCTCTGAAATCCCAGTGAAACTGCACCTGGCTTTACACTGACCCTGCTCCCgtggcagtggggctggaggaTCTCCCCTCACCAACCACTTCCCAtgcagaatcatggaatcatttaggctggaagaGCCCTCTGAGCTCATTGAGTCCAGCCATTCCCCCTGGCCTGCCAACACCCTAACCCGTGCCCCTAAAAGCCAAGGGCAGTTCCAGAGGGTCTGAACCCAACCTAAGCCCCAGGAACCTGTGACCCCAGTCTGGTGAGTCCCCACACTCTGGTGCTGTGTCACCCTGAGCCCCTGGCCTCACCCTCTGCCTGGTGGTGACATCTGGCAGCTCAAAGACAAAGGACAAGAAGCGTTCCCAGatgtttcctgctgctgtgccaggccccAGTTTGTCTCCAGTGTCTGGCTTGGCTCCACCTGGATGAGTGTCCACACCTGGGAGGACCCCAGAGGGGGCTGGAGGAAGGATCACACACACGGTCCCATCCTTGGTGCACACGGGGTTTGTGTGTTGGAGCTTGGCATCTCGGTGACATCAGCCCTCGGCGATGTCACCCTGCTGGTCCCCACACCGGGGccagccaggggctctgagcctCGGGTGCCACCAGATGCAGACCAGAGTCCGAGGCTCTTGCAGGGAGGAGGATTTATTGCTTCTGTACTTCTgccacctgcaggacagaggaGAACCTGGGCGATCCCTCTCAGCCCTCAGCTCCCTGGaccattttccatttccctgcacagctgggtgcTCCTAACTTCCATATTCTCTGGTTTCCCGTGCCAGttcccagccctgagagcaTGGCTTGGAAGGAAGGGGGCACAAGCCCACCCTCGTGTTTCATCCAGCGCCTGGACCACCTTGTGCTGACTGTGAAGAGCATCGAGGACACTGTGGCCTTTTATTCCAAAGTCCTGGGCATGGAGGTGGTGACTTTCAAGGTAACCCTGACCTGAGTTAGCAGGACCCCACCAGGCCCCCAGGGTGAAATGGGTGCTGAGGGTGTAGGGGTACGtgatatatattgtataatTGGTTTTATCAACTGGTGGGATGTCAATGGGGCCAAGTACGAAAAGTCCCACTCGATAAtgttaacaaaattacaaatacaaaaattagaattatttctactagacaaaataacatcattgctataaatttttacagcagcacaggcagttgTCAGGCACacacacccttttccagtatatacgagcacagttttctggtcagtgtcTGGATGAACTTCGCAgtggcaaatactctgttcagtgtctagACACATCTTgggcattaatagtattgctttcacaaaggGTGCAATGGTGGGAGGCCTGGTGGGGTCCTGCTAACTCAGGTCAGGGTTTCACAATGGATGCTGAAGGAATCCAGCCCAGGAGGTCTCCCTGactctgccttttcctctgggagcagggcaATCGCAAAGCTTTGCGCTTTGGCCAGCAGAAGTTCAACCTgcaccaggctgggcaggagttTGAGCCCAAGGCTCGGTGCCCCGTGCCCGGCTCTGCGGATTTCTGCCTGAtcacagcagagcccctggagcGGCTGCTGGAGCATCTGCAGGTGAGGCAGGCccagagtgtccccagggcagtgtcaccCAGGAGACACACATCCAGGGACTCTAAGTGACCCTTTTCTGGGAATGTTGGGGTTGTCTCATCCAACAGTTCATGTTGTCaaggctgggggaggagggCACAGTGATGATATGACCATCAAACCCCTGCTCTCCTGTGTCCTCCAGGCCTGTGGGGTGGCCATTGAAGAAGGTCCCGTGGCCAGAACTGGTGCTGTGGGTCCAATAACCTCCATCTACTTCCGAGACCCCGACGAGAACCTGGTTGAGGTATCCAGGTACTGCACAGATgtggctgcaggcactgaggggcAGCCCTGACCACGGCCCATGCTCTGCCTGGGTCCCAGCAGGAGATGGGGGACAGAGGCCATGTTTGGCTGGCCCATTTAAAGGTCCAAGCTTTGTGTAAATCTTGGACAAGCCTCAAATCATACCCGCAAAGTAGGGCTGCAAGGACCTACTTTGGGAGATTTCCCAaggcagcctgctctgctctgccctgctctgggtgtgAATCCTGCTTTTATACATCTCCATCATGGAGATTTCATGGCCTTCTGGGAAgatctgtcctgctgctgctgcactgcaatTGCTGGGACATCTTCCCTAattcctgctttcccttttgCTACACTGCCCACCTGTcactcctctcctctccagagTCACTTTTCCACAGTTGGAAATTTCTGTCTCCCTTCCTCTCATCCTCCTGCTTCTTATCTCACGCTGCCTGGTGCTGGTGGCTCTCCCACCATGCCAGAGGTTTAaatccagctgtggctgtccaaACACATTCCTCTCCTGGGGTTTGGGAATTTGGCCTCGGTGTGACACTCGAACACTCCTGAAACTGAAGATCCAAGTTTCATCCTCAGCTCTGTATCAATAATTGTGGGGTTTCTGTcattcagaaatggaaaaagcagGGATGAGGAGCCTACATGAAGGGCAAAGTGTCAGAAGTCCAGGAGTTCACCTGGATTTATGCAGAGATTGAGGATGGTCTGATGCAGAGGAGTCTGACTCTGATGGCTCCTGGTTACTTGTGGGACTGTCCtgagttttcttcttcctttaattatttaaaaagccATTTCAAAGTTATCTAAAAAGTATAAAACCATGAAGGACCTGGGGATTCTCAAGCAGAGCAGTTCCGAGGCTGGCCACACTGAGGTAGCATCGGTATCCTCACGGGAACAACGCTGGAAAGGAGCGAGGACTCTTCTGACCTCTACAGTGCAAATCCTCTATAAAATTGAAACAATCTCTGAATCGTactcatttttcctttgctggaATTTCGTGGGAAATCCAAAATTCTTCATGGTGCGAAAAAAGGCAAGGTCACAAAATATTCAGTGCTTTGGATGATCAGCAGGGATGAGCTGGTTTCCATTGGGTCCTTTGTGGGAATGCCATGAGAGAAAGCCACGGGCATCTCCTCGGATGGAGATCTGGGAAGGGATCCCAGGGAAGGATCCCAGGGAAGGATTCCCGGAGCGGAGTGCCCCCGGCGCCCGCGGAGCCTCCGGCGGTGCTCTCCAGGGTGCTGATGTATCCTGTCCGGATACGGAGGGACCCCTCGGGGCGTCCTGCCCACGGGAGAGGGTCAGAGCCCATGGGGGAGGGTCGGTACCCGTGGGACAGGATTGATTCCCACGGAAAAAGGTCAATCCCTACAGGAGAGGTCAAAGGCCATGGGAGAGGGTTAATCTCCGCAGGACAGGGTCAAAGCCATGGGAAGGGGTTAATCCCCATGGAACAGGGTTGGTTCCCGCAGGAGAGGGTGAAAGGCCATGGGAGAGGGTAAAAGCCCATGGGAGGGGATCCAAGCTCATGGGAGGGGGTCAAAGCCCATGGGAGCAAGTCAAAGACCATGGGAGAGGGTCAAAGACCATGGAAGAGGGTCAAAGCCTATTGGAGGGAGCCAAAGCCCATGGGAGAGGGTCAAAGCCCATGGgagagagtcaaagcccatgGGATGAGTCAAAACCCATAGGAGAGGGTCAAAGCCCATGGGAGAGAATTTTGTTCCCTCCACTAGAGCCCATCTTGGTTCTGTCCCACACATCAATCCCTTTAAGGCCTGGAGGACCTGCCTGGTTTCGGGGCTTTCCCGTTCACCGCAGGGTGAAACATGGAATGACACTTTTGGGCATCTCACACCTGACCCAAACCATGGGAAACTCAAAACTTGTAATGGAAATATATCAAGTATTTGGAATGTGCTGCTGATGGAGGAACTTCTCTTGGAGTGATGGTGTTGGAGCACCAGAGGCTTTGCTGGCTGATGGTTGTGGTTATCTCTGGGAGAAAGAACCTGTGGGGCTCAAGGTTTTTCCCTGGAGGAATCACTGGCCACAGGCCAGCATTGCagttgtccctgtccccacctctGCTGGGCTCTCCATCTATTGGAAAAGCCTCTGTATTGTGAGTCTTCCAAATAAAACTGATGGTTTACACAACACAGCATTAAATCTTTATGGAGAAAATTTAATTCCATTCTTTATTCAGCAAGATTCATTGTGAATATTGGACAGTGGGAGAGAGTGGGTGAACAGAGGTGGGAAAACAGTTTTCTTCTGGATGGTTCATTCCCTGCACAAACCATGACCAGCAAGAGAAAATAATCTTCCTTCTTGTctgctcccagctcatcccTCTTGAATACTGATTCCCACAGTAGATTCCACAATTTTATCACAATCACATTGGAAAGGAGCTCTTTGGATCAGCAATCCCAGTGTTTAATGTGGAGAAGTGTTGAGTTCTCCATCTCTCTACTCAGGGAGGGCGCGGGGTAAGGAGCCTTTCAGGGCTTTCTGTTTAGGAGCACTGATTCCAGATTTCATCCATTTTCATGGAAAGATGAGTTAAGAGCCAAATCTCAAGGAGCTTCCCCTCCTCTCACAGGAGGGAAACGGGAGTTTCCCAATGGGAGTCACAGTGCATGTGCCCAAGTCACTTCCCAGAGAAGCCCATGGGCCACCTGGTGGGCCAGCTCAGAACAGGTGCCTGGGAAAGCCAGGagggatggtgtgggacagccctgggatgggcagggatcaCCCTCATGGTGTAGAACTGATGTAGGACTCCTCACCTCTCTCCCCTTCAGAAAAGACACCCAGGTCTCAATGGTCCTCAAACCATCCTTTGTACACAAAGAAGTGGCAAACATTGCCCATGGGCTGGAGAAATGGGAGCCTTTcactgggaaggaaaagaatcctgctctgctggagagttctgcaggcagggctgtttGCAGCAATGATGGATTTCTCCTGTGCCTGTGGGACTGCCTGACCCTGATCCCAAAAGTGCCCAGAGGAGCATTGAGAAAAgcacaggggctctgcagctgaacttcctcctcttcccagccTGGGCAGTCAGGCATTCTGCACAGGAAAAGTTCAGAATCCAGCTGTAAGAAATGCACAGGCACCATTCCTTCTGGAGAACTGGATGATACCCCAGGATTCTCAGAGATTTCCATGGGAATATTTTTATACTTATGGTGGCCTTTCAGCTCCTCAGCCAGCACCAACGAGGAGTTGAAGTTTACTCCATGTGTTAACCCAGACACCTCCTGCCTCATGGGTTCCTTTGGAATTATCTAGTAGAAGGGGTGGGAACTTGCCTGTCCTTGGGAATCAGTAGGAAAGCACCAATGAAGAAAGGAATTGCAGCTTCCCCAGGACAAGCCCCTCACCAAGCCCCCATGCTGTCCCCTCACAGGCTGCAGGCCAGCTGGGAGCTGTCTGACAGGTTCTCC from Ammospiza nelsoni isolate bAmmNel1 chromosome 15, bAmmNel1.pri, whole genome shotgun sequence encodes:
- the GLOD5 gene encoding glyoxalase domain-containing protein 5, with amino-acid sequence MSPCWSPHRGQPGALSLGCHQMQTRLGAPNFHILWFPVPVPSPESMAWKEGGTSPPSCFIQRLDHLVLTVKSIEDTVAFYSKVLGMEVVTFKGNRKALRFGQQKFNLHQAGQEFEPKARCPVPGSADFCLITAEPLERLLEHLQACGVAIEEGPVARTGAVGPITSIYFRDPDENLVEVSRYCTDVAAGTEGQP